The following coding sequences are from one Granulicella arctica window:
- the thiS gene encoding sulfur carrier protein ThiS, whose amino-acid sequence MSLTLVLNGQSRPFPNLSTSSKLELLVAELGLKGDRVAIEHNGEIVSRANWNETVLSEGDRLEVVHFVGGGIS is encoded by the coding sequence ATGTCTCTGACGCTTGTCCTGAATGGCCAGTCCCGCCCGTTTCCCAATCTCTCAACCTCCTCGAAGCTGGAGCTACTGGTCGCCGAACTTGGGCTTAAAGGAGATCGTGTCGCCATCGAACATAACGGCGAGATCGTCTCCCGCGCAAACTGGAACGAGACTGTCCTTAGCGAAGGGGACCGGCTGGAGGTCGTACATTTCGTCGGGGGCGGTATCTCCTAA
- a CDS encoding YdeI/OmpD-associated family protein: protein MMRATAKLNDKVDGYIAKAKPFAQPILEHLRELVHKGCPEVEETVKWSRPFFEYRGTILCNISAFKEHCSFGFWGQEMGDVLREAGVVRDDGMGSLGKITSLKDLPADKSMVGWIRQAASFIASGEQVSPIAARHSVVKAPKAVVESPELMAALKKDKKAAAVFAAFSPSCKREYVEWVADAKRPETRDKRIATAVGWIGEGKQRNWKYQSC from the coding sequence ATGATGCGGGCAACTGCGAAGTTAAATGACAAGGTGGATGGATATATCGCGAAGGCAAAGCCGTTTGCGCAACCGATTCTGGAGCATCTGCGGGAGCTGGTGCACAAGGGCTGTCCTGAGGTGGAGGAGACGGTGAAGTGGAGCCGGCCGTTCTTCGAGTACCGCGGGACGATCCTCTGCAATATATCGGCGTTCAAAGAACATTGCAGCTTCGGCTTCTGGGGGCAGGAGATGGGGGATGTTCTACGCGAGGCAGGGGTGGTGCGGGACGATGGGATGGGCTCGCTCGGGAAGATCACGAGCTTGAAGGACCTGCCTGCGGACAAGTCGATGGTGGGATGGATTCGGCAGGCTGCGAGCTTTATCGCGAGTGGTGAGCAGGTGAGCCCGATTGCGGCACGGCATAGCGTGGTGAAGGCTCCGAAGGCGGTGGTGGAGTCTCCTGAGTTGATGGCGGCTCTGAAGAAGGACAAGAAGGCGGCGGCTGTGTTTGCAGCGTTCAGTCCAAGCTGCAAACGCGAGTATGTGGAGTGGGTCGCGGATGCGAAGCGGCCGGAGACTCGGGATAAGCGGATTGCTACGGCGGTGGGGTGGATCGGTGAGGGCAAGCAGCGGAACTGGAAGTATCAGAGCTGCTAG
- a CDS encoding DinB family protein, translating to MRLKSACVTLLALLLLAPLAPAQSSQPKPTLKSILLEQLRSTHNHAEWFVPINTAIAGLTPEQASWIPPSSPGITHNPAPEDHSVGMLAYHLLFWNTDALAKFKGEKAPPDPSDNTETFNNFDAANWPETVRKLDAVLTAWEQAVEASDDAKIAANAKTIARIGAHNAYHTGQIIIIRKLQGSWDPSKGVK from the coding sequence ATGCGCCTCAAATCCGCCTGCGTCACCCTCCTCGCCCTTCTTCTCCTTGCTCCGCTTGCTCCTGCCCAGTCGTCGCAGCCCAAGCCCACCCTCAAATCCATCCTCCTCGAGCAGCTCCGCTCCACCCACAACCACGCGGAGTGGTTCGTCCCAATCAATACCGCGATCGCTGGCCTCACTCCAGAGCAGGCCAGCTGGATTCCCCCATCGTCTCCTGGTATCACCCACAACCCCGCCCCCGAGGATCACTCCGTCGGGATGCTCGCCTACCACCTGCTCTTCTGGAACACCGACGCCCTCGCCAAATTCAAAGGCGAGAAAGCCCCGCCAGATCCCAGCGATAATACCGAAACCTTCAACAACTTCGACGCAGCCAACTGGCCTGAGACCGTCCGAAAACTCGACGCGGTTCTCACCGCCTGGGAACAGGCCGTCGAAGCCTCCGACGATGCCAAGATCGCTGCAAACGCCAAAACCATTGCCCGCATCGGTGCTCACAACGCTTACCACACCGGCCAGATCATCATCATTCGCAAGCTTCAAGGCTCTTGGGACCCCAGCAAAGGAGTCAAGTAG
- a CDS encoding prepilin-type N-terminal cleavage/methylation domain-containing protein, with protein MSMQNTLKRTREAGFTLIELLIVMSVMLVLMTLAVPQLLKLRKQANQTSAIQSVRTIGQAELQYNSAYPANGFSCSLPNLGGSPGSGAPSAQSAQLIDPALAAGQKSGYTFNITGCSKVTVNNQDMYTSYTITAVPQSIGKTGDLGFCADENNTIRQDPAGGTNCTQPIQ; from the coding sequence ATGTCGATGCAGAACACTCTCAAGCGCACCCGCGAAGCAGGCTTTACCCTTATCGAGCTTCTCATCGTCATGTCCGTCATGCTCGTCCTCATGACCCTTGCCGTCCCCCAGCTCCTCAAGCTCCGCAAACAGGCCAACCAGACCTCTGCCATCCAGTCCGTCCGCACCATTGGACAGGCCGAGCTCCAATACAACTCCGCTTATCCTGCCAACGGCTTCTCATGCTCGCTCCCCAACCTCGGCGGTTCGCCAGGCTCCGGAGCCCCCAGCGCCCAATCCGCCCAGCTTATCGACCCCGCGCTCGCTGCCGGACAGAAGTCCGGATACACCTTCAATATCACTGGCTGCTCCAAGGTCACGGTTAACAATCAGGATATGTATACGTCATACACGATTACGGCGGTCCCCCAGTCCATCGGCAAGACAGGCGATCTCGGCTTCTGCGCCGACGAAAACAACACCATCCGTCAGGACCCTGCCGGCGGAACCAACTGCACCCAGCCCATCCAGTAA
- the lolA gene encoding outer membrane lipoprotein chaperone LolA translates to MSTTPLFAQSSDALIQRVDDHYNHLSSLQTHYSEHYTGMGMDRTESGTLTLKKPGRMRWSYATPAGKVFILDGKNGWFYTPGDPQAQRVSAKQLDDLRSPLRFLLGHTQLKKELDNLTVKPTPGGYEISGVPKGMAQRVKRLTLGIDSTGLILSMRLEEVDGATTDFTFSDLHENAPVKNSDFVFTPPPGVTVVDGLPPI, encoded by the coding sequence TTGTCAACCACCCCTCTGTTCGCGCAGAGCAGCGATGCTCTGATTCAGCGGGTAGACGACCACTACAACCACCTTTCATCTCTTCAAACCCATTACTCTGAGCACTACACCGGCATGGGCATGGATCGCACCGAGTCCGGCACCTTGACCCTCAAAAAGCCCGGCCGCATGCGCTGGAGCTACGCAACCCCCGCCGGTAAAGTATTCATTCTAGATGGGAAGAACGGTTGGTTCTACACCCCGGGCGATCCTCAGGCACAACGCGTCTCGGCCAAACAACTCGACGATCTCCGCTCTCCCCTCCGTTTTCTGCTGGGTCACACCCAGCTCAAAAAAGAGTTGGACAATCTCACCGTCAAGCCCACCCCCGGCGGCTATGAGATCAGCGGAGTTCCCAAGGGCATGGCTCAACGCGTCAAGCGTCTCACTCTCGGCATTGATTCCACAGGACTTATTCTCTCCATGCGTCTTGAAGAGGTTGATGGAGCAACCACTGACTTCACTTTTTCGGACTTGCATGAGAATGCCCCGGTCAAAAACTCTGACTTCGTCTTTACCCCGCCGCCCGGCGTCACCGTGGTCGACGGCCTCCCGCCGATCTGA
- a CDS encoding HAD family hydrolase, protein MTQALTSPQLTTAEFQAAVYNLAPAVAVFDCDGTLWSGDAGSTFMAYTIETGLLSREATDWLDARYRLYKRGEVSELAICGEMVQVYAGLQEGEMRRAAREFFRTRVERNIFPEMRELIAELQSRGTDIWAVSSTNDWVIEEGVQRFGIPADHVLCARVRVENGVVTNTLTDVPTDQGKVDSLARVGITAPDAVFGNSVHDAAMLAIARRAFPINPTHALVERSAAELWPVYYPESVRPRDRP, encoded by the coding sequence GTGACCCAAGCCCTGACCTCCCCGCAACTGACCACCGCCGAGTTCCAAGCTGCCGTCTATAATCTCGCTCCCGCCGTCGCTGTCTTCGATTGCGACGGTACTCTCTGGTCCGGCGATGCTGGTTCAACGTTTATGGCCTATACTATTGAAACTGGGCTACTTTCACGCGAGGCAACTGACTGGCTCGACGCTCGCTACCGCCTCTACAAGCGCGGCGAGGTCTCTGAACTCGCCATCTGCGGCGAAATGGTTCAGGTCTACGCTGGCCTCCAGGAGGGCGAGATGCGCCGCGCCGCCCGTGAATTCTTTCGCACCCGCGTCGAACGCAACATCTTCCCCGAGATGAGGGAGCTTATCGCCGAGCTCCAAAGCCGCGGCACCGATATTTGGGCTGTAAGTTCAACAAACGATTGGGTCATCGAAGAGGGTGTTCAGCGCTTCGGCATCCCTGCCGATCACGTCCTCTGTGCCCGTGTCCGAGTTGAAAACGGTGTTGTCACCAACACCCTCACGGACGTCCCGACCGATCAGGGCAAGGTCGACTCGCTCGCCCGGGTTGGTATCACTGCACCCGATGCCGTCTTCGGCAACTCTGTCCACGACGCCGCGATGCTGGCCATTGCTCGCCGTGCGTTTCCCATCAATCCCACTCACGCGCTGGTCGAACGCAGCGCCGCAGAGCTCTGGCCTGTGTACTATCCGGAGTCAGTTCGGCCTCGGGACCGTCCCTAA
- a CDS encoding (deoxy)nucleoside triphosphate pyrophosphohydrolase → MKPLGQTVRLTGKVKETIRKLDHRADQEIARPLRLVVAALMLRNSSSGDAQTIEVLICQRKPNEPMSLKWEFPGGKIEPGETAEEALARELNEELGIDAVIGRRVAQVHHKYRNGGAIDLQFFVVNEFQGTLENKIFNDVRWSPLVALPEYDFLAADLGLVRDLADGRLL, encoded by the coding sequence ATGAAGCCTTTGGGGCAAACGGTGCGTCTAACCGGCAAGGTGAAAGAAACGATTCGCAAGCTCGATCATCGCGCCGACCAGGAGATCGCTAGACCGCTGCGTCTCGTGGTGGCTGCATTGATGCTGCGCAACTCGTCGTCAGGTGATGCGCAAACGATCGAGGTCCTCATCTGTCAACGCAAACCGAACGAACCCATGAGCCTGAAGTGGGAGTTTCCCGGCGGCAAGATCGAGCCTGGTGAGACCGCCGAAGAGGCTCTAGCGCGTGAGCTGAACGAGGAACTCGGCATCGACGCTGTCATCGGCAGGCGCGTCGCCCAGGTTCACCACAAGTACCGCAACGGTGGAGCGATCGATCTCCAATTCTTTGTCGTCAACGAGTTTCAAGGCACCCTCGAAAATAAGATCTTCAACGATGTGCGCTGGTCCCCTCTCGTAGCCTTGCCGGAGTATGACTTCCTCGCCGCCGATCTCGGTCTGGTCCGCGATCTGGCCGATGGACGACTACTCTAG
- a CDS encoding Nramp family divalent metal transporter — protein sequence MTPWRRWRTRIILFLAVLGPGFITANVDNDSGGIYTYSQAGAQFGYTLLWTMIPITLALIVVQEMCARMGAVTGKGLSDLIREEFGLRMTFVMLILLVIVNFGNVVTEFSGIAGSMSLFHVSKYLSVPICAVIVWALVVKGDYKNVEKVFLAASVFYIAYIIAGVLSEPNWHQALVETVKLPGRSVWKDKTYVYMTIGVIGTTITPWMQFYLQSSIVEKGVTVKQYKASRLDVIVGSFFTDLVAWFIVVACAATLYTHGIRNISDAATAAEAMMPLAGKYAFILFAAGLFNASLFAASILPLSTAYTVCEGMGFESGLDKSFREAPFFYWFYTLLIVLGAAVVLIPDFPMVKIAILSQVLNGVLLPVVLIFMLRLINKHELMGKYTNSHWFNIVAWLTAAIVIGLTLVYVWGSLFG from the coding sequence ATGACGCCCTGGCGCCGGTGGCGCACACGGATCATACTCTTTCTCGCCGTGCTTGGGCCGGGGTTTATCACCGCTAACGTCGACAACGACTCCGGCGGTATCTACACCTACTCGCAGGCAGGGGCCCAGTTCGGCTACACGCTGCTGTGGACGATGATTCCGATCACCCTCGCGCTGATCGTCGTGCAGGAGATGTGCGCCCGCATGGGGGCTGTGACCGGCAAGGGACTCAGTGATCTGATCCGCGAGGAGTTCGGCCTGCGGATGACCTTCGTAATGCTGATCCTGTTGGTCATCGTCAACTTCGGCAACGTCGTCACGGAGTTCTCCGGCATCGCTGGCAGCATGTCGCTCTTCCACGTCAGCAAGTACCTGAGCGTGCCCATCTGCGCCGTCATCGTGTGGGCGCTGGTGGTGAAGGGCGACTACAAAAATGTCGAGAAGGTCTTCCTCGCGGCGAGCGTCTTCTACATCGCCTACATCATCGCCGGTGTCTTGAGCGAGCCGAACTGGCACCAGGCGCTGGTTGAAACAGTGAAGCTGCCGGGCCGCTCCGTTTGGAAGGACAAGACCTACGTCTACATGACCATTGGCGTCATCGGCACGACCATCACGCCGTGGATGCAGTTCTATCTGCAATCCTCAATCGTCGAGAAGGGCGTGACCGTCAAGCAGTACAAGGCATCGCGTCTGGACGTCATCGTCGGCTCGTTCTTCACCGATCTGGTGGCGTGGTTTATCGTCGTCGCGTGTGCCGCGACACTCTACACGCACGGTATTCGGAATATCTCCGACGCAGCTACGGCTGCCGAGGCGATGATGCCGCTCGCGGGGAAGTACGCCTTCATCCTCTTTGCCGCAGGATTGTTCAACGCATCACTCTTTGCTGCATCCATCCTGCCACTGTCCACGGCGTACACCGTATGCGAGGGTATGGGCTTCGAGAGCGGGCTGGACAAGAGCTTCCGAGAGGCGCCTTTTTTTTACTGGTTCTACACGCTGCTGATTGTGTTGGGAGCGGCAGTTGTCCTGATCCCAGACTTTCCGATGGTGAAGATCGCCATCCTCTCGCAGGTGCTCAACGGCGTTCTGCTGCCGGTGGTTCTGATCTTTATGCTGCGGCTCATCAACAAGCATGAACTCATGGGCAAGTACACGAACTCGCACTGGTTCAACATAGTGGCATGGCTCACGGCTGCTATCGTGATCGGCCTTACGCTGGTGTATGTGTGGGGTTCGCTCTTTGGTTGA
- a CDS encoding CgeB family protein has product MKILYAAGLSPNDSSLYRLLALERLGHTVVPLNAFDYESRNSLARKVVFRLSLGPGVNRLNRDLLKLAERERPDVLWTDKLLWMWPETLDKLRAMGIATISYMIDNPFGPRRDPGWRLYMRNIPHYDLHVVQRDRNVTEYREHGARDVIKIQTAYEPTIHFPAPAEWSDKDRDREVSFIGTPYDNRAEFLTRLWQEFDIPVAVSGNIAWRSALTAQAAAAIYRSQELYRDAYREGIWRSKINLSFITHSNMDEFVHKSFEIAGCGGFLLAERSEGHKQRFIEDEEAVFFSTFEECIEKIRRYLPDEAARTRIAAAGHARAQRDGYHNDRQVGLIVERALQIIPKVRQAAAVSA; this is encoded by the coding sequence ATGAAGATTTTGTACGCTGCAGGCCTCTCGCCGAACGACTCCTCGCTCTATCGACTCCTCGCGCTGGAGCGTCTGGGGCATACGGTGGTGCCGCTGAATGCGTTTGACTACGAGTCACGCAACTCACTGGCAAGAAAGGTCGTATTTCGCCTGTCGCTAGGCCCTGGAGTGAATCGTCTGAACAGAGATCTGCTGAAACTGGCGGAGCGCGAGCGGCCGGATGTGCTGTGGACCGATAAGCTGCTCTGGATGTGGCCGGAGACGTTGGACAAGCTGAGGGCTATGGGCATCGCGACCATCAGCTATATGATCGACAACCCATTCGGCCCTCGCCGGGACCCAGGCTGGCGGCTCTATATGAGGAACATCCCACACTACGACCTGCATGTGGTCCAGCGCGATCGCAACGTCACGGAGTATCGCGAGCATGGCGCGCGCGACGTCATCAAGATTCAGACAGCCTATGAGCCGACGATCCACTTTCCGGCTCCAGCAGAATGGAGCGACAAAGACAGAGATCGCGAGGTCTCTTTTATCGGAACCCCATACGACAACCGCGCTGAATTTCTAACGCGGCTCTGGCAGGAGTTTGATATTCCCGTGGCTGTTTCGGGTAACATCGCGTGGAGGTCTGCGCTGACCGCTCAGGCTGCCGCAGCGATCTACCGCAGCCAGGAGCTGTATCGCGATGCGTACCGCGAGGGCATCTGGAGATCGAAGATCAACCTGAGCTTCATTACACACTCCAACATGGATGAGTTCGTGCACAAGAGCTTCGAGATCGCCGGCTGCGGCGGCTTCCTGCTTGCGGAGCGCTCAGAGGGGCACAAGCAGCGCTTCATCGAGGACGAGGAAGCGGTATTTTTCTCGACCTTCGAAGAGTGCATCGAAAAAATTCGTCGCTACCTTCCAGACGAGGCCGCTCGAACGCGTATCGCTGCTGCGGGACATGCCCGGGCACAACGAGATGGCTACCACAACGATCGTCAGGTCGGTCTGATCGTAGAACGAGCCTTGCAGATTATCCCAAAGGTGCGTCAAGCAGCGGCGGTGTCGGCATGA
- a CDS encoding magnesium transporter MgtE N-terminal domain-containing protein encodes MNKHVVNRTSVSALMGASIFDASGALFGRVREFAVDLTTDVHLVKALVIRRASAKTRDLPIVLRIAEMQLDETSRLRLGTDANPIELSADHAYLLLERDLLDQQIIDVHGHKVVRVNDVDLIWSPASETQPELALRITEVEVGMRGALRRLLKGLPAPAVDQLSRRFGPNAIPWEFVDLIDRDPARRVKLKIEQEGLSRIHPSDLADILEELAPAERQALFRSLDEEVAAEALEEVDPRMQQTLIESLDSEQIAGIVEEMDPGAAADLLSELSEEQSDAILEEMNPEERQDVEELLEFPSDSAAGRMTTEYIALDKETTVVAAIAALREFEGDIESVLDIFLLDEEGKIAFVVPLVKLLLAAGDASLKDLANGHIVSCDVDTNGKKVAELFDKYNLRSLPVVDEEKQLVGVVHAEQVIALLRSKR; translated from the coding sequence ATGAACAAGCATGTCGTCAACAGAACCAGTGTTTCGGCGCTGATGGGCGCATCGATCTTCGATGCCTCCGGAGCCTTGTTCGGACGTGTGCGCGAGTTTGCCGTAGATCTGACGACCGATGTTCATCTGGTGAAGGCTCTGGTGATCCGGCGAGCCTCCGCGAAGACCCGTGATCTGCCGATTGTGCTCCGGATCGCTGAGATGCAACTCGACGAAACCAGTCGCTTGCGACTCGGAACTGACGCAAATCCGATTGAGCTCTCAGCCGACCACGCGTATCTGCTACTGGAGCGCGACCTGCTCGACCAGCAGATTATCGATGTCCACGGCCATAAAGTGGTGCGCGTCAACGATGTGGACTTGATTTGGTCTCCAGCCAGTGAAACCCAGCCGGAGCTGGCGCTACGCATTACAGAGGTCGAAGTCGGTATGCGGGGAGCGCTCCGGCGCCTTCTGAAGGGACTGCCCGCACCCGCGGTCGATCAGCTTTCACGTCGGTTTGGCCCCAATGCCATCCCCTGGGAGTTTGTGGACCTCATCGATCGTGATCCGGCGCGCCGAGTGAAGCTGAAGATCGAGCAGGAAGGGCTGTCGAGGATTCACCCGTCGGATCTCGCCGATATTTTGGAAGAGCTGGCTCCAGCTGAGCGTCAGGCGTTGTTCAGGAGCCTCGATGAGGAGGTGGCGGCGGAGGCGCTCGAAGAGGTCGATCCAAGGATGCAGCAGACGCTGATCGAATCCCTCGACTCGGAGCAGATCGCGGGTATTGTTGAAGAGATGGACCCGGGAGCGGCCGCGGATCTGCTCTCGGAGCTCTCAGAGGAGCAGTCGGACGCCATCCTCGAGGAGATGAACCCCGAGGAGCGGCAGGATGTCGAGGAGCTCCTCGAGTTTCCGAGCGACTCGGCCGCCGGGCGGATGACGACCGAATACATCGCCTTAGACAAGGAAACAACTGTAGTCGCCGCAATTGCAGCCCTTCGGGAGTTTGAGGGAGATATTGAGAGCGTTCTGGACATCTTTTTGCTCGACGAGGAGGGCAAGATTGCCTTCGTGGTGCCGCTGGTGAAGCTGCTGCTTGCGGCAGGAGATGCATCGCTGAAAGACCTCGCCAACGGGCACATCGTGAGCTGCGATGTAGATACGAATGGAAAGAAGGTCGCGGAGCTGTTCGATAAATATAACCTGAGGTCTTTGCCAGTCGTGGATGAAGAGAAGCAACTCGTGGGAGTGGTTCACGCTGAGCAGGTGATCGCTCTCTTACGATCGAAGCGATAA
- a CDS encoding ATP-binding protein produces the protein MADSITSRVNLTLESSLDSVNRVEQAAEDYAQRAGFDEDSVPNIAMAVREAAVNAVVHGNGYDPDKQITASFEATADSMIIRIADQGPGLDPETIPDPLAPENILRGSGRGIFLIRAFMDEVNFRQLHPGTELTLIKHRTPAQSGN, from the coding sequence TTGGCAGATTCGATCACCAGCCGCGTAAACCTCACCCTCGAGTCTTCCCTCGATAGCGTCAACCGGGTCGAACAGGCCGCGGAAGACTATGCGCAGCGTGCCGGATTCGATGAGGACTCCGTCCCCAATATCGCCATGGCCGTTCGCGAAGCAGCGGTCAACGCCGTTGTCCATGGTAACGGATACGATCCCGACAAACAGATCACCGCATCGTTCGAGGCGACGGCCGATTCGATGATCATCCGTATTGCCGACCAGGGCCCGGGCCTTGATCCCGAGACAATTCCCGATCCTCTGGCACCAGAAAACATCCTTCGCGGTTCGGGCCGCGGTATCTTTCTCATCCGAGCCTTCATGGATGAGGTAAACTTTCGCCAGCTACACCCCGGCACAGAACTTACTCTGATTAAACATCGAACACCCGCGCAGTCGGGGAACTAA
- a CDS encoding STAS domain-containing protein, translating into MSMKVKTRQVDGITILDLSGRITLGEGSVTLRDAVRDVLAKGSNKILLNLGDISYIDSSGIGELVSAFTTVKNSGGELKLLNLTKKVQDLLQITKLYTVFDVKDDEASAVASFTS; encoded by the coding sequence ATGAGCATGAAAGTAAAGACCCGCCAGGTGGACGGCATCACCATCTTGGATCTCAGCGGCCGTATTACCCTCGGCGAAGGCAGCGTTACCCTCCGCGACGCCGTTCGTGATGTCCTGGCTAAGGGATCGAACAAGATTCTGCTGAACCTAGGCGATATCAGCTACATCGACAGCTCCGGTATCGGTGAGTTGGTCAGCGCCTTCACTACGGTCAAGAACAGCGGCGGCGAGCTTAAGCTGCTCAACCTGACCAAGAAGGTACAGGATCTGCTTCAGATCACCAAGCTCTACACTGTGTTCGACGTCAAGGACGATGAGGCTTCCGCCGTCGCTTCGTTCACCAGCTAA
- a CDS encoding LemA family protein — MKALWIVLGVVGLIVLMLLFVGGSYVSAKNTLVQKNEDIDRAYSQVNIVQQRRLDLIPNLVATVKGATAEEVTVLTNIANARAGVLGSTDRASSIQANTKLDVALGPFFRLQEQYPNLKGSEQFSRLSDELAGTENRIAVERSRYNKTLEDYNVYVRQFPNSIWANIAGFHYRDEYFKGNPENSTAPKVDFGK, encoded by the coding sequence ATGAAAGCTCTTTGGATCGTGTTGGGTGTTGTGGGATTGATCGTTCTGATGCTGCTTTTTGTGGGCGGCAGCTACGTAAGCGCAAAAAACACGCTGGTGCAGAAAAACGAGGACATTGACCGGGCATACTCGCAGGTCAATATTGTGCAGCAGCGTCGTCTTGACCTGATTCCAAACCTGGTGGCAACGGTAAAGGGAGCGACCGCGGAAGAGGTCACCGTGCTGACCAATATCGCGAACGCGCGCGCTGGCGTCCTCGGCTCAACCGACCGAGCCAGCAGCATTCAGGCAAACACCAAGCTGGACGTGGCGCTCGGACCGTTCTTCCGACTACAGGAACAGTATCCGAATCTGAAGGGAAGCGAGCAGTTCTCGCGTCTCTCGGACGAATTGGCTGGGACAGAGAATCGGATTGCGGTAGAGCGCAGCCGGTATAACAAAACGCTTGAGGATTACAACGTTTACGTGCGGCAGTTCCCCAACAGTATCTGGGCGAACATTGCCGGCTTCCACTACCGAGACGAATACTTCAAGGGAAACCCGGAGAACAGCACTGCCCCTAAGGTTGACTTCGGCAAGTAA
- a CDS encoding TPM domain-containing protein, translating to MQTMKRFSRWLVVVSLVLASSPFLHAERVSDLPAPTGYVNDFAGVLTPATKQSVEDLCLEVDREAHAQIAVVTIKTLDDDQSIEEFATELEDKWKVGPKGTDRGVLMILVMNPTRGRIEVGYGLEGILNDAKVGDIGRSMAPFAQKNDYNQAVPLGVQQIAQVIATDAGVTLTPVVHRYRRVQQAPVRMSLTQIIIGGGVVLLVIILLISTGNIGILWFILGSLMGGGGGGGGGRDDDRGGGFGGFGGGGSGGGGASGNF from the coding sequence ATGCAGACAATGAAGCGCTTCTCCCGATGGCTGGTCGTCGTCTCCCTGGTACTGGCCTCATCACCCTTTCTGCATGCAGAGAGGGTCAGCGATCTCCCTGCCCCGACCGGCTATGTAAACGACTTCGCGGGCGTCCTTACCCCTGCGACGAAGCAATCGGTCGAGGATCTCTGTCTCGAGGTCGACAGAGAGGCCCACGCGCAGATCGCCGTTGTCACAATCAAGACCCTCGATGACGACCAGTCTATCGAAGAGTTCGCGACCGAACTTGAAGACAAATGGAAGGTTGGCCCCAAAGGAACCGACCGTGGTGTTCTGATGATTCTGGTCATGAACCCGACCAGGGGGCGCATCGAGGTCGGTTATGGCCTCGAGGGCATCCTGAACGACGCAAAGGTAGGCGATATTGGTCGGTCGATGGCCCCGTTTGCCCAGAAAAATGACTACAACCAGGCCGTACCACTCGGTGTTCAGCAGATCGCGCAGGTGATCGCGACAGACGCAGGTGTAACGCTGACGCCGGTTGTGCATCGCTATCGCCGCGTGCAGCAGGCTCCGGTCAGAATGAGCCTGACCCAGATCATTATCGGGGGCGGCGTAGTCCTGTTGGTCATCATTCTCCTGATTAGTACGGGTAATATCGGGATTCTTTGGTTCATCCTGGGCAGTCTGATGGGAGGCGGCGGCGGTGGTGGCGGCGGAAGGGACGACGATCGAGGTGGAGGCTTTGGTGGCTTTGGCGGTGGTGGTTCCGGTGGCGGCGGCGCCAGTGGGAACTTTTAG
- a CDS encoding DUF4142 domain-containing protein encodes MNLNRVRIVLLYTVTLATPSLVVAQMGSPNQPQQQPGGTPGGAGMAGAMTASPGGSTENQRMTDKIFMHKAIEGGMAEVQFGQLAVQKAGNDDVKALGQTMVNDHTTLNNDMKAIADSMGVRLPKKLSKQDQAENDKLTGLSGPDFDREYLAYIDKDHHKDLGDFRVEAASVTDPALKDAVDKGQKVIWQHTKMVDKLAEANGVPVERHGGHATPPTPPVQ; translated from the coding sequence ATGAATCTAAATCGCGTTCGTATCGTTTTACTTTATACGGTGACACTGGCGACCCCATCGCTTGTGGTTGCTCAGATGGGATCGCCAAACCAGCCACAGCAGCAGCCCGGCGGCACGCCCGGAGGTGCGGGGATGGCAGGCGCGATGACAGCATCTCCCGGTGGCTCTACCGAAAACCAGAGGATGACGGACAAAATATTCATGCACAAAGCCATTGAGGGAGGCATGGCCGAGGTTCAATTTGGCCAGCTTGCTGTTCAGAAGGCCGGCAATGATGACGTAAAGGCCCTCGGACAGACGATGGTGAACGATCACACCACTTTGAACAATGATATGAAGGCGATCGCGGATTCGATGGGCGTTCGGCTACCGAAGAAACTCAGTAAGCAGGATCAGGCAGAGAATGACAAGCTGACCGGGCTCTCTGGCCCTGACTTCGACAGAGAATATCTGGCTTACATCGACAAGGATCACCACAAGGATCTGGGAGACTTTCGTGTCGAAGCCGCTTCTGTGACCGATCCTGCCCTAAAGGATGCTGTTGATAAAGGCCAGAAGGTGATCTGGCAGCACACGAAGATGGTCGACAAGTTGGCCGAGGCAAATGGTGTCCCCGTGGAGAGGCATGGTGGCCACGCAACGCCTCCGACACCTCCGGTTCAATAG